ACTCAAAAAGGTTGACCTTTCCGATGGTTGATAACAAAGGAAAAGTAGATCTCTCCACTTCTTCGACACTAAGAACGGCGATATTTAAACTGATTGTATAACTTAAGGTAAGACCGCTTAAAATGACGGAAGACAACCACACTTTTTTCACTAATTCGGGTCGATTTAAATAAGGAAGCAGCATGGTAAAGACAAGCATATCTCCGAAAGGGAAAACAGTAAGTAACGGAAATGCTGTCGTTAAGATTGGCTTCCACCCATTTTCCAGAAACGGCTGCAAATTATGGATATCGACACCACCTGAAACCAATACTAAAAAATTCCCTGTCAACCCAAACAAGATTAAAATAACAATAAATACTTCTGCTGTTCTACCCAATACTTCAATCCCTAGATAAAGTACATAACAAATGGCAAGAACAAACAAGATATTAATCGCCAATAACGGTGTCTTTGGCATTGTCGAAGTAAGTAGCAAATCACCGAAGTCACGCACATTCCGGGAACCATTGTACAAAAAGTAGGCGGTGTATAACAAGCCGACGATCCATCCCAGGTATTTGCCAAATATTTTTCTAGCATATCCAGTTAACGGCAGGTTAGGATATTGACGAAATAAAAAGTAATAAATGAAAAATAATACTATTCCCCCACACATCCCTAAAAGGATCGCGAGCCAGGCATCTTTTTTGGCCGTTACTCCATAACTTACGACCAATGAACTTCCAAGATCGAACATAAACATCAGGGTAAATAGTTGAATGGCACTAATTTTTGCTTTCTCCACCGTATAGGAGCTCTCCCTTCTTTACTTACTATGTGGCTTGATCTACATGTTTGTTCAGCAGATGAACACTTGTACAGTACATCTAACCTAGTTATTCATTCTCCCCTACTTTCTTATTTTGAATACTTTTTAAGTTATTGATGCTTCTTCAACATACGGTCCTATTTTTGAAGATGAATTAAAAATGAACAGTTTGATTTAGAACGGCCCTTCTTTTAATATCCTTTCGGATAGGCGCGATTGTTGAACAGGAAGTAAAGGAGTGTAACATATTTGTCATGTAAAATATGTTACACTCCTTATTTTTTATGGCTTTTTTTGATTTAGGTCTTGATAAAAAGATTTGTCAGAGTGGTTTCTTTTACATATATTTGATCAGTTTTCAGCTATTTAAGCATATTTCTTACCACTTCACACACACAATCTTTAGAACTGCAGCATTCTTTCACTTGCCGGTCTCACTAACTGCTAGTGATCAAATGAAATTTTTGCAGAGCACAAAAAAAGACCGGCAAAGCAGCACTTACGACCGATCTATATATTAATGTTTCTACATTAAGATACACATTTTTTATGCTGCCTTTGTTTTCGGCTGTTTTTTAGCGTACTATAAACGCCCTGCTCTCCTGCTTTTCCTTTCCTAATATGTTCAACGCCTCCATACTTCCTCCGTGACTTCTGCTAGAGAATGAATTATTTTTATCACGTCTGCCAATTCTTCAAGTGATTCGTAAACGTTATCTGTCTGCAGATACTCCGCTGTCTCTTCCTGCAGCTTCTTCTTTAATTCTCTTGTCCTGCAAGGTTGTTACGTTTCAGCGCTTGTCAACGTTCTCAATGATACGTGAAATACGATCGTTTTTTCTCTCCTTATTGCCGACTTTTGCAGCGAAAATACATATGTAGGCGGTAGTCTGCAATTTCCTGCAGGCATCCTTTCAAAGTGGGGGCTCAACCCTTCTTTCCAATATAAGTTTCAGCAAATTCTTCTTCTGACATGACTTGAAAGCCATTTCTTTTCAACAAAGCAGCGGTTACTCCATTTCCAGTGGCTTTTTTTCCCTTAAACTCACCATTATATATGAACGAACTGCCGCAGGATGGACTGTTCTCCTTTAACACTACTGCTGCTACATCGATTTTGACAGCTTCTTCTAATGCAGTATAAGCCCCTTTCATGTAGAGGTCCGTTACAATCCTTCCTGATTTTTCAACCACTTCAGCTTTTCCATCTAATACATCTTCCCCGTCCCCCCCAATGATTTCAGCAGGTTCTCTTGGGGTAGAAAATCCTCCAAGCAATTCAGGGCAGACAGTTACAGCTTTATTCTCTTCGACTAATTGATTGAGCTTAGTGTGTAAACAATGGCTGCCGTCGTACCTTACTTCTAACCCGGCTAAACAAGAACTTACTAATATCACAATCACACCTCCTTCATTTAACTTACCATTATTTCTTTTTGTATTAAATATTTCCTTTAAGTAAACAAATAAGAATGTGTAAACATTCCCCACTTAAGTTAGGCCTAAATTGCGATGTAGAATACTATTATGCCATTAAATAAAGGAGTAATTATTTTGCATCAGGCATCTCCACAAGCAATGAAATTTTCTGAATTAATTAGTGAAATCGATAATGGGGAAGTAGATTCTTCAATTTCAAAGAGAATTGTCTGGTCCAAAGAAAAAGTCAGCTCAACTGTTAGATAGTATATTGAAAGGATTTCCAATAGGGCTTTTACCATTTTGGGAAACTGTGATTGAGGATATGCTTAGGAAAGAAGAAAACGCATCTTTCGCATAACAGTTTATGAAACAAATGAAAACTCTTTAAAAACGAAGCACACCACTCGAGGAAGAAGTACAACAATTTAATACAGGCAATTCTACTGCTGTTATTGCATAAAATTCATAATACAGTATCTAGCAGCGTAAATCGAAAACCTTTTTCTAAACACATGTTAACTGACATAAGAAAAAGCTAATAGTGATCAAAACGGGGCTGATCTTCCGCTGATATCAACGAAAGTCTCAGCCCCTTTATTCTGAACGTATATAGTCGGGTTTACTATAACTGGCTTTTCTTTTGTAAGCCACTACTCACGAATCATTATGTTTAGACTTAGCTTTCGGACTCACGTGTTTAAATGATCTTTGTGTGATCATTTATTAACATGTGGAGTGTACTTTTTCATTATGTAATACCTCCAAAGTAGTTTAAGAATTCATAAGTAGTTATTTAAAATGTGATTGAAAGGCTAACACACAAGCTCCGATTGAAACCGCATTTGCGGTGGGTTGAGCCACGTGAAAATGCAGATGCTGCTTATTTAGTTGAAAAATGAACGTTTCTGCCGTTTTAACAACTTTTTCATAGAATGCCGGATATATTCTTATGAGATCACTATTCAAAACGACTACTTCCGGGTGTAAGACATTCACCATATTGGCAATCCCCACTCCGAAATAATACGCAGACTGCAAAACGACGTTTTCAATCAAAGGATCTCCTTTCATTAATGCGTGTAGTAAATGATCCATTTTTTCATTTTTTTTATGATATTTTTCGGGGTAAAAGTGTATTGTCTTTTCTCCAGCATTTATCTTTTTTTCTGCTTCTTCTAAAATAGAATTATATGAAATATACGAAGACAATGTCCTGTTCGATTTCGTATCTATTATCATTTCTCCAAAAGAGCTGGCGTCCCCTTTTCGGCTCTGCATGATAGTACCATTCGTCAATACCCCACAGCGAAGGCCCCAGCCGCTAATGCAATAAAGGATCGTCTTGTTAAACTCCGGATTGTTTATAGACTCATACAACGCTGCCGTATTGGCTCCGTTTTCAAGAAACACATCTGTTTGAAACGCTTGTTTGATCTCGTGGACAATCGGCACTTCATTCCAGCCTGGTGCCACAAATGCTTCAGGGTACATGATGCCTTTTTGCCGATCTAATGGTCCTACCGTTCCTAAACCTATGCCTAATATATCTTTTTTTTCCATTTCATTATCTTTTAAAAGAGCAGCTATTTCTTTCTTGAGTACAGATATGGTGTATGCAGGGGTATGATCTTCTGTCATTTGAAATGTATAATTTGCGACAGGGGCAAATGACATATCTACAATAGTAATAGCCGTCTCTACTCGTGACAAATCAATTCCGATAATAAAAGCAGCTTTCGGATCGATCGCATACAGTGCAGGAGGCCTCCCGCCTGAAGATTCTTCGTAGTGTTCAATGCGAATCAAACCGTATTGTATTAACGCATCTAAATGTCTGACAACGGTCGTCTGTTTCATGTTTGTCCGCTTTAAGAGCTCTGCCTTGGTAATGAGTCCATGCTGGTGAATACAACAGTAAACTTCTTTCATTCCATTAAATTTAGATGAACGCTGACGTAAAAATTCTTCTACCACGAGTTTTTCTCCTTAACCTGTTTTATTTTTGTTCGAAAAACTTGGCTTACCTCCAAGTCGAAATGGCGGAAGTCGCAGTTTTACTTATACTTTGATCCTTTAGCCTATTCCTGAAGTACAAGAAAGACCTGCACCCTGATACCGGGTTCATACCACGTTTATATTAAATCATATCATATAATCTACCGACTGTTGTCTCCCTTTCAAAAACTGTTCAAGGGACAGATAGCTGATAACTGCCGGATAGCGCCGGTCCCATCCGGCACGCTGTAATAAATCACGGACGGGCCCTTTTAGCTGCACGAACCATATTTGAATATCCTTATGCGTTTTATATTTTTGGATGAGCCTCTCCAATGCATCAATTCCCATGGTGTCAATATCATTGACCCCGCCCATATCAATCACTACGTCAATCGGTTCGTCTGTGTTATTCCCTGCGTCGTATATCTTCGATTCAATAACCTCTTCGACATAGCTTACATTAGAAAAATGTATTCTGGCGTCGATCCGAAGCAGAATCGCCTGCGGTATTCGTTTTGCCTTAGAAAAGCGCTGTAAGTCCCGGTAACTTCTGCTTTTATTATCCCAGCCAAGTTCTACAATATGAGGGTAGGATATGCGGTTTATTAATATACATAATGATACCCCTACTCCGATTAACAGCCCCCATTGAATCCCAATCAACAGCGTAGCCGCAAATGTGACGATCCAGACCCCTCCATCTGACGGTTTTACCCGAAAAGCATAGCGTAAAGAAGGAATATTAATAAGACCAACGACAGCAGACAGAATGATCGCCGCGAGCGCTGCCTTAGGCAAATAGTAGAACAGCGGTGTTAAAAACAATAAGGTTAGTGTTACTCCGACCGCCGTTACGATCATCGATACTTGAGATACTGCTCCAGCCCGATGGTTCACCGCACTTCGCGAAAAACTACCAGTGACCGCATAAGCCGAAAACAGAGAGCCAGCCATATTGGAAAGGCCTATTGCCCGCAGTTCTTTATTGACGTTTAACGGAGGGCTGTCTTTTCCAGCGAGCGTTTTCGTAATTGCGAGCGACTCCATCATGGCAATTAACGCAATGGTTAACGCAGTTGGCAGTAATACCTGCATCGAAGAAAGATCCAAGGAAGGAAGAGATAAACCAGGAAACCCTTTTGGCACATCACCAACTATGCTGACGCCGACTCTATCCAAACGAAAAAATAAAACAATGAAAATATTAAAAACAACGACAAGTAAAGGGAGCGGCAACCGCTTCGCTCTTTTTCGCAGCCCCATCAATACGACCAAGCTGCTGACCCCAATAACCGTCGTCGGTACGTGAATAGTAGAGATGTTTTGAAATAGGGACATTAACAGAGGAACGAGCTGGTTTTGACTTGGCATATCTATGCCGAAAAAATTACCCAATTGACTTAACCCAATCGTAATCGCAACCGCTGAAGTGAATCCGTTAATTACATTTTGAGAAATAAATTTGATCAATGCCCCTGCGTTAATGGCCCCTAACACAAATTGCATCACCCCGACCATCAGCGTTAATAAAAGGACGAGTGTAATGTACTCTGAGCTCTGCGGCTCGGCATAAAGCGAGACACCAGAAAAAATTAAAATCGATGCCATCGCCACAGGACCGACAGCTAACTGACGGGAGGAACCAAAAAGTGCATAGATAATAAGCGGAATTGTTGACGCATACAGCCCCATCACCGGCGGCAGACCGGCCAGCAGCGCATAGGCCATTCCCTGTGGCACCAGCATGATAAATACGGTTAGTCCAGACACAATATCCTGTTTTAATGAGTTACGGCTATAGTCTCCCGGAAGGTTTAATAAAGCTGATGATCTTTGACGCATTCCAACTGTCATCTCCTCTGCCCCTGCTAATAAGTACATTTTATTTTAATCCATTTTGGATAAAAGTGCTTTACTCTTACTATAAATAATTTTTCAAATAAATACAAGGGCCATAGCAACCATACTATGTAAAAATGAAATGACCGCAAACAAAGGTAAATG
This DNA window, taken from Alteribacillus bidgolensis, encodes the following:
- a CDS encoding SulP family inorganic anion transporter, producing the protein MTVGMRQRSSALLNLPGDYSRNSLKQDIVSGLTVFIMLVPQGMAYALLAGLPPVMGLYASTIPLIIYALFGSSRQLAVGPVAMASILIFSGVSLYAEPQSSEYITLVLLLTLMVGVMQFVLGAINAGALIKFISQNVINGFTSAVAITIGLSQLGNFFGIDMPSQNQLVPLLMSLFQNISTIHVPTTVIGVSSLVVLMGLRKRAKRLPLPLLVVVFNIFIVLFFRLDRVGVSIVGDVPKGFPGLSLPSLDLSSMQVLLPTALTIALIAMMESLAITKTLAGKDSPPLNVNKELRAIGLSNMAGSLFSAYAVTGSFSRSAVNHRAGAVSQVSMIVTAVGVTLTLLFLTPLFYYLPKAALAAIILSAVVGLINIPSLRYAFRVKPSDGGVWIVTFAATLLIGIQWGLLIGVGVSLCILINRISYPHIVELGWDNKSRSYRDLQRFSKAKRIPQAILLRIDARIHFSNVSYVEEVIESKIYDAGNNTDEPIDVVIDMGGVNDIDTMGIDALERLIQKYKTHKDIQIWFVQLKGPVRDLLQRAGWDRRYPAVISYLSLEQFLKGRQQSVDYMI
- a CDS encoding ROK family transcriptional regulator produces the protein MVEEFLRQRSSKFNGMKEVYCCIHQHGLITKAELLKRTNMKQTTVVRHLDALIQYGLIRIEHYEESSGGRPPALYAIDPKAAFIIGIDLSRVETAITIVDMSFAPVANYTFQMTEDHTPAYTISVLKKEIAALLKDNEMEKKDILGIGLGTVGPLDRQKGIMYPEAFVAPGWNEVPIVHEIKQAFQTDVFLENGANTAALYESINNPEFNKTILYCISGWGLRCGVLTNGTIMQSRKGDASSFGEMIIDTKSNRTLSSYISYNSILEEAEKKINAGEKTIHFYPEKYHKKNEKMDHLLHALMKGDPLIENVVLQSAYYFGVGIANMVNVLHPEVVVLNSDLIRIYPAFYEKVVKTAETFIFQLNKQHLHFHVAQPTANAVSIGACVLAFQSHFK
- a CDS encoding GerAB/ArcD/ProY family transporter, giving the protein MEKAKISAIQLFTLMFMFDLGSSLVVSYGVTAKKDAWLAILLGMCGGIVLFFIYYFLFRQYPNLPLTGYARKIFGKYLGWIVGLLYTAYFLYNGSRNVRDFGDLLLTSTMPKTPLLAINILFVLAICYVLYLGIEVLGRTAEVFIVILILFGLTGNFLVLVSGGVDIHNLQPFLENGWKPILTTAFPLLTVFPFGDMLVFTMLLPYLNRPELVKKVWLSSVILSGLTLSYTISLNIAVLSVEEVERSTFPLLSTIGKVNLFEFIQRLDAIVVFTFLITMFFKTSIYLYSAVIGIVDLFKLKNHQQIVLPIGVIFLFLSMIIASDFAEHIEEGLVTIQYPIQLPFLIIIPLLMLIVTMIRNGFKKKGRSKSNVT
- a CDS encoding DUF523 domain-containing protein, which translates into the protein MILVSSCLAGLEVRYDGSHCLHTKLNQLVEENKAVTVCPELLGGFSTPREPAEIIGGDGEDVLDGKAEVVEKSGRIVTDLYMKGAYTALEEAVKIDVAAVVLKENSPSCGSSFIYNGEFKGKKATGNGVTAALLKRNGFQVMSEEEFAETYIGKKG